A window of the Thalassospira indica genome harbors these coding sequences:
- a CDS encoding Lrp/AsnC family transcriptional regulator, giving the protein MQLDRLDLKLLAELQKDGRLTNNDLSERIGLSASQCSRRRARLEDDKVIRGYRADIDRQKMGMGLLVVISVTLATHNRDNAKRFARLLADLPEVLEAFSLTGEMDYHLKVATKDLAALSHFVNEVLLPHDSVQHVKTSIVLNVLKDFEGLAVDPDL; this is encoded by the coding sequence ATGCAACTGGACCGACTGGACCTTAAACTGCTGGCGGAACTGCAAAAGGATGGCCGTCTGACAAACAATGATTTGTCAGAACGCATCGGCCTTTCGGCATCACAATGTTCGCGCCGCCGTGCGCGCCTTGAAGACGACAAGGTCATTCGCGGATACAGGGCCGATATTGACCGGCAAAAGATGGGCATGGGGTTGCTGGTGGTGATTTCGGTGACACTTGCCACCCATAACCGCGACAATGCCAAACGGTTTGCCAGACTGTTGGCCGATTTGCCCGAAGTGCTTGAGGCATTCTCGCTGACCGGGGAGATGGATTACCACCTTAAGGTCGCGACCAAGGATCTGGCCGCACTTTCGCATTTCGTCAATGAGGTGCTGTTGCCCCATGACTCGGTCCAGCATGTGAAGACATCGATTGTTCTGAATGTGCTGAAGGATTTCGAGGGGCTTGCTGTCGATCCGGATCTTTGA
- a CDS encoding response regulator transcription factor, which translates to MNERPKVLIAEDEETIVESLSFLMEKEGYDVSVATDGRTAISMIARDIPDMVLLDVMMPVCDGFEVVRAARNDPNTRQMPIMMLTAKTREVDRRKGLELGVDDFVTKPFSTRDVVSRVKALLERAAN; encoded by the coding sequence TTGAATGAGAGACCAAAGGTCTTGATTGCCGAAGACGAGGAAACCATTGTCGAATCACTCAGCTTTCTGATGGAAAAGGAAGGCTATGACGTCAGTGTTGCAACAGATGGCCGTACGGCGATTTCGATGATTGCGCGCGATATTCCGGACATGGTTTTACTTGATGTCATGATGCCCGTTTGCGACGGGTTTGAAGTCGTGCGCGCAGCGCGTAACGATCCCAACACCCGACAAATGCCCATCATGATGCTGACTGCCAAAACCCGCGAGGTGGATCGCCGCAAGGGGCTTGAACTTGGCGTTGATGATTTCGTCACCAAGCCGTTTTCCACGCGTGATGTTGTGTCCCGGGTCAAGGCCCTGCTGGAACGCGCCGCAAACTGA
- a CDS encoding ABC transporter substrate-binding protein: MSETKLIGNVSRRTILKGSAATTGAALIGGTFPMHFIKNAHAQTFRGDPGSAASVKLGFNVPQTGPYADEGADELRAYQLAVKHINGEGDGGMLNTIKPLELKGNGILGKKVEFVTGDTQTKSDAARASAKRMIEKDNVAMVTGGSSSGVAIAVQGLCQEMGVIFMAGLTHSNDTTGKDKKRYGFRHFFNAYMSGQAIAPVLLDEYGAERRAYHLTADYTWGWTQEESIKAATENIGWETVNTVRTPVGAGDFSQYITPVLNSGADVLILNHYGKDMVNSLTQAVQFGLRDKQVNGKNFEIVVPLYSRLMAQGAGEAAKGILGTTNWHWSLQDAGSQAFVKSFGQEYGFPPSQAAHTCYVQTLLYANACEMAGTFAPWEVIKQLEGFEFDGAGNGPTLYRAEDHQCFKDVLVVRGKENPQSNFDLLEVVKEVPRSQVEYPADMFGGELGPYQV; encoded by the coding sequence ATGTCGGAGACTAAGCTTATCGGAAATGTATCTCGTCGTACGATCCTGAAGGGATCCGCGGCAACCACGGGTGCAGCCCTCATCGGCGGCACTTTCCCGATGCATTTCATCAAGAACGCGCACGCCCAGACCTTCCGGGGTGATCCGGGCAGTGCTGCCAGTGTCAAACTCGGTTTCAACGTACCGCAGACCGGTCCGTATGCCGATGAGGGTGCTGACGAATTGCGTGCCTATCAGCTTGCGGTCAAGCACATCAACGGCGAAGGCGATGGCGGTATGCTCAATACCATCAAGCCGCTTGAGCTCAAGGGTAACGGCATCCTCGGCAAAAAAGTCGAGTTCGTGACCGGTGATACCCAGACCAAGTCCGATGCTGCGCGTGCTTCTGCCAAGCGTATGATTGAAAAAGACAATGTGGCGATGGTCACCGGTGGTTCGTCCTCTGGTGTGGCAATTGCCGTGCAGGGTCTTTGCCAGGAAATGGGCGTCATCTTCATGGCGGGTCTGACCCACTCGAACGACACCACCGGTAAAGACAAAAAGCGTTATGGCTTCCGCCACTTCTTTAACGCTTACATGTCCGGTCAGGCGATCGCGCCGGTTCTGCTCGACGAGTATGGCGCAGAACGCCGCGCCTATCACCTGACGGCCGATTACACCTGGGGCTGGACCCAGGAAGAATCGATCAAGGCCGCAACCGAAAACATCGGTTGGGAAACTGTGAACACCGTCCGTACCCCGGTGGGTGCAGGTGACTTCTCCCAGTACATCACCCCGGTTCTGAACTCTGGCGCAGATGTCCTGATCCTGAACCACTATGGTAAGGACATGGTCAACTCCCTGACCCAGGCCGTTCAGTTCGGTCTGCGTGACAAGCAGGTGAATGGCAAGAACTTCGAAATCGTTGTTCCGCTGTATTCCCGCCTGATGGCACAGGGTGCTGGCGAAGCTGCAAAAGGTATCCTTGGGACCACCAACTGGCACTGGTCGCTTCAGGATGCCGGTTCGCAGGCCTTCGTGAAATCGTTCGGTCAGGAATACGGCTTCCCGCCGTCCCAGGCTGCACATACCTGCTACGTCCAGACGCTGCTTTATGCAAACGCCTGCGAAATGGCCGGTACCTTCGCACCTTGGGAAGTCATCAAACAGCTCGAAGGTTTCGAGTTCGATGGCGCGGGCAATGGCCCGACCCTGTACCGTGCAGAAGACCATCAGTGCTTCAAGGATGTTCTGGTCGTGCGTGGTAAAGAAAACCCGCAGTCCAACTTCGACCTTCTTGAAGTCGTCAAGGAAGTGCCGCGGTCACAGGTCGAGTATCCGGCCGACATGTTCGGCGGTGAGCTGGGTCCGTATCAAGTCTGA
- a CDS encoding ABC transporter ATP-binding protein, whose translation MNALPKQEPVRKQGGDPAFFSVYDIHAYYGESYIVQGLSFDVREGEILALLGRNGAGKTSTLRTLARMGDPELKHGEIWLDHQPLHEMKAWQAARLGLQLVPEDRRIIPGMTVQQNLELAQIAEPHGWSIQRIYELFPRLGERAEQEAITLSGGEQQMLAIGRALARDIKLLLLDEPYEGLAPVIVQEIEKTLQNVKKLGITTIIVEQNAIAALKLADRAIIMDSGEIVFDGTAQAVLDNEELRDQYLAI comes from the coding sequence ATGAACGCTTTGCCAAAACAGGAACCCGTCCGTAAACAGGGTGGAGATCCGGCGTTTTTCTCGGTCTATGACATCCATGCCTATTACGGCGAAAGCTATATCGTTCAGGGGCTGTCCTTTGACGTCCGCGAGGGCGAAATTCTCGCCCTTCTCGGGCGTAACGGGGCGGGCAAGACATCGACACTCCGCACGCTCGCCCGCATGGGTGACCCGGAACTCAAACACGGTGAAATCTGGCTTGATCACCAGCCATTGCACGAAATGAAGGCATGGCAGGCCGCCCGTCTGGGTCTGCAACTTGTGCCCGAAGATCGTCGCATCATTCCGGGCATGACGGTTCAGCAGAACCTTGAACTGGCCCAGATTGCCGAGCCGCATGGCTGGTCGATCCAGCGCATCTATGAACTGTTCCCGCGTCTTGGCGAAAGGGCGGAACAGGAAGCCATCACCCTTTCCGGTGGCGAACAGCAGATGCTGGCGATCGGGCGTGCACTGGCCCGTGATATCAAGCTTTTGCTGCTGGATGAACCCTACGAAGGTCTGGCACCGGTCATTGTTCAGGAAATTGAAAAGACCCTGCAAAACGTCAAGAAACTCGGCATCACCACGATTATTGTCGAGCAGAACGCAATTGCAGCCCTGAAACTGGCCGACCGCGCGATTATCATGGATAGCGGCGAGATCGTCTTCGACGGCACCGCGCAGGCTGTTCTGGATAACGAGGAACTGCGCGATCAGTACCTTGCCATCTAG
- a CDS encoding helix-turn-helix domain-containing protein, whose protein sequence is MARQAPIGHRIRGRRKDIGMTQNALAKAAGISASYLNLIEHNRRSIGGGLLMRIAEALEIHPHSLSGSEESRLLSDLAEVASDPVFRTTPVESREFPAMIAASPGMITAFLSLYRAYRSGLDDIDALSERLSHDPFLTEASHSILTRITSIRTVAEIFDDYDDLSRDQRARFNATLVRESQRLAESATEIFNFLERGEAGRPAASPAEEVDDLLYDNANHFPALEDHANKMRPVIDPDGGLYLTDLINYLEDTHNTRIERRPSEDFLTSGYQWDAKNNTLRISRALPITSARFQAARTICRLEAADPINEILDRAQIGSKAGRVRASEALISYTAAALLFPYDLFLDDVRSMRHDIELLQQRYAASWEQICHRLTTLRRPGAEGIPFHLVRTDIAGNISKRFSASGLQLPRYGGACPRWVVHEAYTAPERVIPQFVRLPDGSEFLFVARALRSGAGGYGVPRSVHSVMIGCDTAFSNDVVYGDRLSLDRPESAVPVGISCRQCPRDDCAQRAYEMADGTPKAAKK, encoded by the coding sequence ATGGCGCGTCAGGCCCCCATCGGACACCGCATTCGCGGACGGCGAAAAGACATCGGGATGACCCAGAATGCCCTGGCGAAGGCGGCGGGTATCTCGGCGTCCTACCTTAATCTGATTGAACATAACCGCCGCTCGATCGGTGGCGGATTGTTGATGCGGATAGCCGAGGCACTGGAAATTCATCCTCATAGCCTGTCAGGGTCTGAGGAAAGCCGGTTGCTTTCGGATCTGGCCGAAGTTGCATCCGACCCGGTCTTTCGCACCACCCCGGTCGAAAGCCGCGAATTCCCCGCCATGATTGCGGCCTCACCGGGCATGATCACAGCGTTTTTGTCGCTATATCGCGCCTATCGCAGTGGCCTTGATGATATTGACGCGCTGTCCGAACGGCTCAGCCATGACCCGTTCCTGACCGAGGCCAGCCATTCGATCCTGACCCGGATTACCTCGATCCGCACAGTGGCCGAGATTTTCGATGATTATGATGATCTGTCACGCGATCAGCGGGCACGCTTTAACGCGACACTGGTGCGCGAATCCCAGCGCCTTGCGGAATCCGCGACCGAAATTTTCAACTTCCTTGAACGCGGCGAGGCCGGCCGCCCGGCCGCCAGCCCGGCCGAGGAAGTTGATGATCTGCTATATGACAATGCCAACCACTTCCCCGCCCTTGAAGACCACGCAAACAAGATGCGCCCGGTGATTGATCCTGATGGCGGGCTCTATCTGACCGATCTGATCAATTATCTGGAAGACACCCATAACACCCGGATCGAACGCCGCCCGTCCGAGGACTTCCTGACAAGCGGCTATCAGTGGGATGCCAAGAACAATACCCTGCGCATTTCCCGCGCCCTTCCGATCACCTCGGCGCGCTTTCAGGCGGCCCGCACCATCTGCCGGCTTGAAGCCGCCGACCCGATCAACGAGATATTGGATCGCGCCCAGATTGGCAGCAAAGCCGGACGGGTTCGCGCATCCGAGGCATTGATATCCTATACCGCCGCCGCACTGCTGTTTCCCTATGACCTGTTTTTGGATGATGTGCGCAGCATGCGCCACGACATCGAACTTTTGCAGCAACGCTACGCGGCAAGTTGGGAACAGATTTGCCACCGCCTGACAACACTGCGCCGCCCGGGGGCCGAGGGCATTCCGTTCCATCTGGTGCGCACCGACATCGCCGGAAACATTTCCAAACGGTTCTCGGCATCGGGCCTGCAATTGCCGCGTTATGGCGGGGCCTGCCCGCGCTGGGTGGTGCACGAAGCCTATACCGCGCCCGAACGCGTCATCCCGCAATTTGTTCGCCTGCCCGATGGCAGTGAATTTCTGTTTGTTGCCCGTGCCTTGCGGTCCGGGGCCGGCGGATATGGCGTTCCGCGCTCGGTTCATTCGGTGATGATCGGGTGCGACACAGCCTTTTCAAATGATGTGGTTTATGGCGACCGATTATCGCTTGATCGTCCTGAGTCGGCGGTGCCGGTCGGGATTTCATGCCGCCAGTGCCCGCGCGATGATTGCGCACAACGGGCCTATGAAATGGCCGATGGCACGCCGAAAGCCGCCAAAAAATGA
- a CDS encoding ABC transporter ATP-binding protein, whose product MSEYILDVTDVDKNFGGLQALSDINLRVKEGTVHAIIGPNGAGKSTLLNVIVGRLAPSRGRVLLGDQVLTGKEPHEINQLGVARVFQTPEIFPELSLLQNVMVPAFAKREGIFKMNFLSSLFAEKEVREHAEHLLEDVGLLQHKDHLAGSMSRGDKRRLELAMCLGQQPKLFLLDEPTAGMSRHDTNRTIDLLKRIKERGMTKVIIEHDMHVVFSLADRISVLAQGAIICEGTPEEVRNDPRVKEAYLGGETV is encoded by the coding sequence ATGTCCGAATACATTCTTGACGTCACCGACGTCGACAAGAACTTTGGCGGTCTGCAGGCGCTTTCCGATATCAACCTTCGGGTCAAGGAAGGCACCGTGCACGCGATCATCGGGCCAAACGGTGCGGGCAAATCGACATTGCTGAACGTGATTGTCGGGCGCTTGGCACCCAGCCGCGGTCGTGTGTTGCTTGGCGATCAGGTTCTGACCGGCAAGGAACCGCACGAGATCAACCAGCTTGGTGTCGCGCGTGTTTTCCAGACGCCGGAAATCTTCCCGGAACTGTCGCTTTTGCAAAACGTGATGGTTCCGGCCTTTGCCAAGCGCGAAGGCATTTTCAAGATGAACTTCCTCAGCAGCCTGTTTGCGGAAAAAGAAGTCCGCGAACATGCCGAGCACCTTCTTGAAGATGTCGGTTTGCTTCAGCACAAGGATCATCTTGCCGGTTCGATGTCGCGTGGTGACAAACGTCGTCTTGAACTTGCCATGTGCCTTGGCCAGCAGCCGAAACTGTTCCTGCTCGATGAACCAACCGCTGGCATGTCGCGCCATGACACCAACCGCACGATTGATCTGCTCAAACGGATCAAGGAGCGCGGCATGACCAAGGTGATCATTGAACACGACATGCATGTTGTCTTCAGTCTTGCCGATCGCATCAGCGTCTTGGCCCAGGGTGCCATCATTTGTGAAGGCACGCCGGAAGAAGTACGTAACGACCCACGGGTCAAGGAAGCCTATCTCGGAGGGGAAACGGTATGA
- a CDS encoding branched-chain amino acid ABC transporter permease, with product MDAIFLQILNGLDKGGAYALIALGLTLVFGTLGVVNFAHGAIFMMGAFCAVTLEKLLTLSVKVKDESVTFFDAYKETPYLELWFGDTGTAIIDWSVPLSIILAIPVMLLIGIVMERSLIRHFYKRPHAEQILVTFGLAIVLQELVKAAFGANPIPQGAPDIVSGSAAVGAIFGLGEAVVYPWWRLIYLAFSLITIGLVFSFLHFTTYGMVVRAGMADRETVELLGINIERRFTIVFGIAAVVAGLAGVMYTPVLPPDYHLGMDFLVLSFVVVVVGGMGSLPGAVAAGFLLGILQSFSSMTEVKDIFPGIDQIIIYLVAVVILLTRPRGLLGRRGVMES from the coding sequence ATGGACGCTATATTTCTTCAAATCCTGAATGGTCTGGACAAGGGCGGTGCCTATGCACTGATTGCGCTTGGCCTGACCCTGGTGTTCGGCACGCTTGGCGTGGTGAACTTCGCGCATGGTGCCATCTTTATGATGGGTGCATTTTGCGCGGTAACTCTCGAAAAACTTTTGACCCTTTCGGTCAAGGTCAAGGATGAGTCGGTTACCTTCTTTGACGCCTACAAGGAAACGCCCTACCTCGAACTGTGGTTTGGCGATACCGGGACGGCGATCATTGACTGGTCGGTGCCGTTATCGATCATTCTGGCAATACCGGTGATGTTGCTCATCGGCATTGTCATGGAACGCTCCCTCATCCGGCATTTCTACAAGCGTCCTCACGCCGAACAGATTCTTGTGACCTTTGGTCTGGCCATCGTGCTTCAGGAACTGGTCAAGGCCGCCTTTGGCGCAAACCCGATCCCGCAGGGCGCTCCGGATATCGTTTCCGGGTCTGCTGCCGTTGGTGCGATCTTTGGTTTGGGCGAAGCGGTGGTTTATCCGTGGTGGCGTCTGATTTATCTGGCGTTCTCGCTGATCACCATCGGTCTTGTGTTCTCCTTCCTGCATTTCACCACCTACGGGATGGTGGTGCGCGCCGGGATGGCCGACCGCGAAACGGTCGAACTTCTGGGCATCAATATTGAACGTCGCTTTACGATTGTGTTTGGCATCGCGGCCGTGGTCGCGGGTCTGGCAGGCGTGATGTACACGCCGGTTCTGCCCCCGGATTACCATCTGGGCATGGACTTCCTGGTGCTGTCATTTGTCGTGGTTGTTGTGGGTGGCATGGGCTCCTTGCCCGGTGCGGTGGCCGCTGGCTTCCTGCTGGGGATCTTGCAGTCTTTCTCGTCCATGACCGAGGTAAAAGACATCTTCCCGGGCATTGACCAGATCATCATCTACCTTGTTGCCGTCGTCATTCTGCTGACCCGTCCGCGTGGTCTGCTGGGACGCCGGGGCGTGATGGAGAGCTAA
- a CDS encoding sensor histidine kinase, with amino-acid sequence MLSSELVILVSLIYVGLLYAIAWWGDKRARDGHSWVRNPTVYTLSIAVYCTSWTFYGAVGTAARNGLEYLTIYLGPTVIFLGWWFLLRKMLRISKAHRITSIADFISSRYGKSTQLSVLVTLIAVIGTTPYIALQLKAIATSYTVLTGWEFGMVEPVRETVSIFSDSGFWAAVGLTLFGILFGTRFIDADEHHEGMVAAIAFESLVKLFALLAVGFFVSFVMYDGLGDLFAQSAENADTAKLLMLPEGGSSRWLTLMMLSMAAILCLPRQFQVIIVENVDERHLATASWAFPLYLLAMNLFVLPIALAGLGALPVWSDPDFFVISVPLFEDQSMLALLAYVGGLSASTSMVIVATIALSTMVCNDLIVPALLRIRPLRLTERDDLTGLLIFIRRASIVVVVFMGFAYYRSAGASDALAEIGLISFAAIAQFIPIMIGGLYWKGGTRTGAQVALTIGFAVWGYTLLLPSLADSGWMDPSLILNGAFGHPWLRPESLFGLTDFAPLTHALIWSISLNTAAYVLISLFTEPSALERIQATLFVDAFSRKGQDTVIWRSSASANDLYELVERFLGRDRAYQSFRQFDQSIDPSWRGKGEADADMIAFTERLLAGSIGAASARVMVSSVAKGEMVSLDEVLEILEETSHVIEYSQRLETKSRELEKAAAELRAANERLKELDRLKDEFLTMVSHEFRTPLTSIRSFSEILVDSPNLDPKQADHFLEIIVRESERLTRLIDDHLDLARLEAGHSDWRAVEVDPRTVLDESIDAVKGLFDAKGVVLTKEYSRNSALLHVDRDRLTQVFINLLSNAAKFSAPDHPEVSVRGEAMDGGYLVSITDNGKGVAPNELEIIFDKFSRGGKYADDKPKPSGSGLGLAIAKHVVEHCQGKIWAESPAGRGATFRVFIPGTIMEAIKPAKPASFGS; translated from the coding sequence ATGCTGTCCTCGGAACTGGTCATCCTTGTTTCGCTGATTTATGTCGGCCTGCTTTATGCGATTGCATGGTGGGGCGACAAACGCGCGCGCGATGGCCATTCCTGGGTCCGCAACCCGACGGTCTATACCTTATCCATCGCGGTATATTGCACGTCATGGACGTTTTATGGCGCGGTCGGAACAGCTGCGCGCAACGGGCTTGAGTATCTGACGATTTATCTTGGCCCGACCGTGATCTTTCTCGGCTGGTGGTTTTTGCTGCGCAAGATGTTGCGCATTTCCAAGGCCCATCGCATTACCTCGATCGCCGACTTTATCTCGTCACGCTATGGCAAAAGCACGCAGCTTTCGGTCCTTGTGACCCTGATCGCGGTGATCGGCACCACGCCCTATATCGCGCTTCAGCTCAAGGCGATTGCCACCAGTTACACTGTTCTGACCGGCTGGGAGTTTGGCATGGTCGAACCGGTTCGCGAAACGGTCAGCATCTTTTCCGACAGTGGCTTTTGGGCCGCGGTTGGCCTGACGCTGTTTGGCATTCTGTTTGGTACGCGCTTCATTGATGCTGATGAACATCACGAAGGCATGGTTGCCGCCATCGCCTTTGAAAGTCTGGTCAAGCTGTTTGCCCTTTTGGCCGTTGGCTTCTTTGTCTCGTTTGTGATGTATGACGGGCTTGGCGACCTGTTTGCCCAATCTGCCGAAAACGCCGATACGGCAAAGCTCCTGATGCTGCCCGAGGGGGGCAGTTCGCGCTGGCTGACGCTTATGATGCTGTCGATGGCGGCCATCCTGTGCCTGCCGCGCCAGTTTCAGGTGATCATTGTTGAAAATGTCGATGAACGTCACCTTGCCACCGCAAGCTGGGCCTTTCCGCTTTATTTGCTGGCGATGAACCTGTTTGTTCTGCCGATTGCACTGGCCGGGCTGGGGGCTCTTCCGGTCTGGTCGGACCCGGACTTCTTTGTGATTTCCGTGCCGCTGTTTGAAGACCAATCAATGCTGGCGTTGCTCGCCTATGTTGGCGGCCTGTCGGCCAGTACCAGCATGGTGATTGTTGCCACCATTGCGCTTTCGACCATGGTGTGCAACGACCTGATTGTGCCCGCACTTTTGCGTATTCGCCCGCTGCGTCTGACCGAACGCGATGATCTGACCGGGCTTTTGATCTTTATCCGGCGGGCGTCCATCGTCGTCGTGGTGTTTATGGGCTTTGCCTATTACCGGTCTGCCGGGGCCAGTGATGCGCTGGCGGAAATCGGGCTGATTTCCTTTGCCGCCATTGCCCAGTTCATCCCGATCATGATTGGCGGGCTATACTGGAAGGGCGGCACACGGACCGGCGCGCAGGTGGCCCTTACCATCGGCTTTGCGGTCTGGGGCTATACCCTTTTGCTGCCATCGCTTGCCGATAGTGGCTGGATGGATCCATCGCTTATTCTCAATGGCGCGTTTGGCCATCCGTGGTTACGCCCCGAAAGCCTGTTTGGGTTGACGGATTTTGCACCGCTGACCCACGCCCTGATCTGGTCGATCTCGCTTAATACCGCGGCCTATGTGTTGATCAGTCTGTTTACCGAGCCAAGCGCGCTTGAACGCATTCAGGCGACCCTGTTTGTCGATGCCTTTTCCCGCAAGGGGCAGGATACCGTGATCTGGCGGTCATCGGCCTCGGCCAATGATCTTTATGAACTGGTCGAACGGTTTTTGGGCCGGGATCGTGCCTATCAGTCGTTCCGCCAGTTTGATCAAAGCATTGATCCATCCTGGCGGGGCAAGGGCGAAGCCGATGCCGACATGATTGCCTTTACCGAACGGCTTCTGGCGGGTTCCATCGGGGCGGCATCGGCCCGTGTGATGGTGTCATCCGTCGCCAAGGGCGAAATGGTCAGCCTTGATGAAGTGCTTGAGATCCTCGAAGAGACCTCGCACGTCATCGAATATTCCCAGCGCCTTGAAACCAAGTCGCGCGAACTTGAAAAAGCCGCGGCCGAGCTGCGTGCCGCCAACGAACGGCTTAAGGAACTGGACCGGCTCAAGGATGAATTCCTGACCATGGTCAGCCATGAATTCAGAACGCCGCTGACATCGATCCGGTCGTTTTCGGAAATTCTTGTCGACTCCCCGAACCTGGACCCGAAACAAGCCGATCACTTCCTTGAAATCATTGTCCGCGAAAGCGAACGCCTGACCCGCCTGATTGACGACCATCTTGACCTTGCCCGTCTCGAAGCCGGTCATTCCGACTGGCGCGCGGTCGAAGTCGATCCGCGTACGGTGCTTGATGAAAGCATCGATGCTGTCAAAGGGCTGTTTGATGCCAAGGGTGTTGTTCTGACCAAGGAATATTCGCGCAATTCAGCCCTGTTGCATGTTGACCGCGATCGCCTGACGCAGGTCTTCATCAATCTGCTCTCGAACGCCGCCAAGTTCTCCGCCCCCGATCACCCCGAAGTATCAGTGCGCGGGGAAGCCATGGATGGCGGCTATCTGGTTTCGATCACTGATAACGGCAAGGGCGTTGCACCGAACGAGCTTGAAATCATCTTTGACAAGTTTTCGCGCGGCGGCAAATACGCCGATGACAAACCCAAGCCATCCGGTTCGGGCTTGGGCCTCGCAATTGCCAAGCATGTTGTCGAACATTGTCAGGGCAAGATATGGGCTGAAAGCCCTGCGGGACGCGGGGCAACCTTCCGCGTTTTCATTCCCGGCACCATCATGGAAGCCATCAAGCCCGCCAAACCGGCATCCTTTGGCAGCTAG
- a CDS encoding branched-chain amino acid ABC transporter permease, whose amino-acid sequence MSNTKIVSPKKDMIFMAILSVVVLTMPIWLQPFGAAYPDLMQKFMIFGIFAIGYNILFGLTGYLSFGHAAFLGVGSYTAVWSFKLLSMNVIPAMIFGTVLSGLFALAIGFVSLRRSGIYFSILTLAFAQMSYNLAYSVLTPITNGETGLQLEQADPRVLDRMSGIVDDGSLPTPNLFGIEGIGYSGFYICAALMLISFFIYLRIFRSPFGLKLRAIKSNQNRMGYTGFSTRPYLMTAFVISGMYAGLAGSLLAVTDPLAGAERMQWTASGEVVLITILGGVGTLIGPLLGAGIIKYFENIFSAFNDTVLLNAFSFLPDWLAHPVASVVGLFVGEGWHLTLGLVFMLIVIFLPGGIMEGITRLTRLVTKREKAEPKSEAHETKEKEQTSAGEV is encoded by the coding sequence ATGTCAAATACAAAAATCGTCTCGCCCAAGAAAGATATGATCTTTATGGCCATCCTGTCGGTCGTGGTTCTGACCATGCCGATCTGGTTGCAGCCCTTCGGGGCGGCCTATCCCGACCTGATGCAGAAGTTCATGATCTTTGGCATCTTTGCCATCGGCTACAACATCCTGTTTGGTCTGACCGGCTATCTGTCCTTTGGTCACGCAGCCTTCCTGGGTGTGGGGTCCTACACGGCGGTCTGGTCGTTCAAGCTGCTGTCGATGAACGTTATTCCGGCCATGATCTTTGGCACGGTTCTCTCAGGGCTGTTTGCGCTCGCGATCGGCTTTGTGTCCTTGCGTCGTTCGGGGATTTACTTTTCGATCCTGACACTGGCCTTTGCGCAGATGTCCTATAACCTCGCCTATTCGGTTCTGACCCCGATCACCAATGGTGAAACCGGTCTGCAGCTTGAACAGGCCGATCCGCGCGTTCTGGATCGGATGTCGGGCATCGTCGATGACGGATCGCTTCCGACCCCGAACCTGTTCGGGATCGAGGGGATCGGCTATTCCGGCTTCTATATCTGTGCCGCCCTGATGCTGATTTCGTTCTTCATTTACTTGCGCATCTTCCGGTCCCCATTCGGGCTTAAGCTGCGTGCAATCAAGTCTAACCAGAACCGCATGGGTTATACCGGGTTCAGCACCCGTCCATATCTGATGACCGCCTTTGTCATTTCGGGGATGTATGCCGGTCTTGCCGGTTCGCTTCTGGCGGTGACCGATCCGCTGGCCGGGGCTGAACGCATGCAATGGACCGCCTCGGGCGAGGTCGTTCTGATCACGATCCTTGGCGGTGTTGGTACGCTGATTGGTCCGCTTCTGGGTGCAGGTATCATCAAGTATTTCGAGAACATCTTCTCGGCCTTTAACGATACCGTGTTGCTCAATGCGTTTTCCTTCCTGCCCGATTGGCTGGCCCATCCGGTGGCATCCGTGGTTGGCCTGTTTGTCGGCGAAGGTTGGCACCTGACCCTTGGTCTTGTCTTCATGCTGATCGTGATCTTCCTGCCCGGTGGCATCATGGAAGGTATCACGCGCCTGACGCGCCTGGTTACCAAACGGGAGAAAGCCGAGCCGAAGTCCGAAGCCCACGAAACCAAAGAAAAAGAACAAACATCGGCGGGGGAGGTCTGA